A segment of the Bombus huntii isolate Logan2020A chromosome 14, iyBomHunt1.1, whole genome shotgun sequence genome:
TCGGATTTCGTCGCGAGTCCTTCTTAGTCGACTACCGATATTCTCTCGTTTCAATATCACACTATCGCGTCGCGTTGTtggaatgaaaaattcaaatagaCGTAAAAATTGGCGTGATCTTTTATCCTGCTCGATGCcgctttttaacgaaacgAATGCTTCTTGTTCGCAGGACGTACGCTGAACGGACAGCCGTTATTGGAATTTCCAATGTCCAGTGGAGAACCCGCGTTGGAGCCACTAAGGATCAAAAGAGCAACCCTTTGGACCAGAGTGGAATTCAGGCACGCCCACCATTATCAACATCATCGTCAGAGTCAAACGAACCAAAGAAATATTACTCTCTGGGTATTTAGAGTACGCTGCGGCAACACGACGCACTTGCGTGGAAAGGTAATCTCGACCGGTCGATTATTTAGATTCGCTTGGATGTTCTTATTgcatatatgtaacgcgtcgAGTAATTAACTTTCGTAATTTCCCCTTTATAATCGCGTGTTTCTCGCTACTGAATATTCCGAATGCGCACGCTTATACAGAAAGCCTTTCAGAAAGCTTTTTTCCTTACTTGTCTCGACGAGTGCCACATGTTCCCGAAGACGGGGCgtaaattttccaaataatcCGATCAAGTTCGTAGACACGCGCGAATTACGCGTCGGTTGCTCTTCGTCGCATCTAGGATCTTCGTGTGCGATAATTATACGTACGATAGCGACAAGAAAAAGGACGCTCGACCACTTTCGTTCGACTTATATAAATGTAATCGCGTTAAAACGTACTGCGATCTTAAGTCGTCTTAGCAATCGTTCGTCCAATATTAGCGACTACGGTTGACGGGTTTCAGTCGATCGGGAAGCTTCGAGTAATGCCGAGTAgggtgaaaaataaaataattcgcGGTCGTTCTCCTTCCCTGGCGAAAAACGGATAAATGGAtatacacgtggtttcgtagGAGCTAGGTCAATACTTGGAGATGGTCACGTCGCTGGGAGTAAACGTTGGACAACTGGGTTGGCTCAAGTTCGACGTCACCAAGGTTGTGAACAGTTGGTACACGACGAGTCGGGATACCGCCAGAGATAAATTAACGTTGCTCGTCGACTGTACCGGATGTGGCTCGCACGTCTACGTATCCACCTTTGACGGACATTCCCCGCACGTGATCGAGTCATCTTTAAACGCAAAAGGTATCCAACTATCCTGACTTTTTCTTTTCCCGAGAAATTTGTTTGAACGCGTAGAAATATCGTCGACGCTGTGATCGATCGATCATCGGTGTTCGTTTCGTAAGATTTGAAAACACCGCGAAATTATGGAACACGTTCGAACGTGTAAAAGTTGCAGGTTACTAGCGACATTTTTAGCAGAAAATGTACAGTGTCTTAAACACACGTGCGATTAAACGTATCGATATTAAACATAGGTTCCGCTCGATATCACGGCTAACataacgaataattaattgttcGCTTGCGAGAAATACCTTGTAATTCGAATacgtgtatttttatttttatattcgtttcaaatttgtcTATCGCAAACGTGATAATCGTGTCTCGTGGCGGTATTAGCGAATAATCACAAAGTCACGAAAAACCACGTTTCGCAGGTACTCAAGATCCGGATAGGCCTTTCCTAGTCGTCCGCACGGATCCCGCGGCTGTGAAACGGGTTAGAAGGCGAGCGATCGAGTGCAGCGGTGCTATAAAGGGTCAATGCTGCAAGCAAAGGTTCTACGTAAATTTTTCTCAGCTCGGCTGGGACGACTGGATAATCGCTCCTCAAGGGTAAGGACGATAACGAAATCGTATCGTAAGAATCTGAAGCGCGATCCTCTTGCGACGTAAGGTGAGCTGAAGTTATTCGAGTTGTCGACTTAAAATGCGATCTTCGATTTTGCGACATCGATAGAGCGGTCGAAATCGTCGTAGGCTGCGAAGCGGACTTTTACGCGCTTATTTAACAGCGCGATAATACGCAGAGTGTACGTGATATGCAAAAATACGGACGATATCTGTTTGTCAAATCAGGTTGAGAAAAGTACGAGTTTGCGTAAAAAGGCGCCGTCTAGTTGCGACCGATGATGCAGTGCTGTGTATAGTTTCACACAGTCGAAGGAACAAACGAGGTGTTGCATTATTGACACAACGTTGTCGGGGTGGATGGTTGTTTTGCCGATCGGATTGTTATCGAGTTAGCGTACGCAGACACGAGTGGAGCGGGGTATACGCGTTGTACGATGGCACGAGACGATACAGCCGTCGATCAGTAACTGCAAGTCATTCGTAGGGTATCCCGTGAAATCAGAGTGTCGCTTACAAGTGCAACGGCCCTAAACCCTTAACTTACCGGCAATTATTGCAAACAGAATTGTCTGCAGCTTAACGAAGTTTGCCGTTCTGCGGGAACACGCACGCACGAGAAACAGAAATTCGATATCTGCTTCAAATTTTCCccaattaaatacaatttctattttatcgtataataCAATTCTATCTTACCGTAGATATAAATATCCTTGAACTCCGTACATCGACGAAAACTCTGCTAGACTAACCCTTCGCGTAAATATTCGTCAACCCTAACTTGCTTCGACCAAGCTGGTAACAATGCCGATCGCAGACAGAGAATTTCTCTAGTTACACGAACTGACGGACGTTCGTCCAAGTTGGTATCGTCGCTTTGAAAAACTTGCTTGTGAAAATTATGGAAACTACGTGGAGTAACGTAAACGGGTTGTTCGATCTGCGTAGGTACTACGCGAATTACTGCAGGGGAGACTGCGCGGCCGGACACAGAACACCGGACACCTTCCTCAATTACTACACCCACGTGATCGAGGAATACCGAAAGATGGATCGACTGGCTGGCATGCAGCCCTGCTGCGCTCCCCTCAAGTTCTCGCCGATGTCGTTGATCTACTACGGTCCTGACTCCAACATCATCAAGAGAGATCTACCAAAGATGGTAGTGGACGAATGCGGCTGCCCTTAAACGTTCGTCTTCTACTCCGTACATAGCTCCTTCTATGCTCTCCCTTCGCGCTCCCTTTACGCTCCCTTTACGCTCCCTTTACAATCCCACCGTGTATGCTGTTCGTACGCAGCCTGTACGCGGACTCGAAGTCGATTCGAAGAGGCTAGTGCGTTCACTGAAACGGCCTTTTCGAGATTTACAGCGAGGTACggtatacatatttatacgcGTCGGATCTTCGTCCGGCGTTCCTTCGATATTGTCAAATTTCATAACGCTTTGCCCGCAGAATTCGTGGCTGTTGATCGCGACGAGGCCGTTTAGTAGGTCGTGGTCGTCACCAGCGTGTTACTTCGATTTTCCATTCGCTCTGTATATACGTAGTTCGTGGCGGAATGTAACGAAGTTGTTCGTTGGAAAGCAAACTAGACGCGTTTCGACTTTGCTCGCGATCCGACAGGCTTCTCACTTCTTAGATAGACTGACTCCGATTCGAATGGTAAATCGACGATCGGACCGCGCGTTCTCGCTCGTTGGTGGTTCGGTCGCGACACCCAACGAATCGCCGGATTCGCAATCGCGATCTGAAAGCGTTCAGGGAAGAACGGGGCAAAGAAGAAACGCGGATTCAGCCGTTGACGCGAAGGTTTTCTAATAAGACTTGTAGCTAAATTACTTGCTCGTTTATTAATAAGAGCTGGCTGAGAGTAAATAGAAACGGACATGAAGCGAGTGTGTGCGTGTGAGAGGAAGACCGAGAGCCAGAGCGCGTGAGGAAACGTGTGAAAAGAAGGAAACGTGAAAGTAACGCGGACAACtggatgaaaaaaaaagagtggAAATAGGAGCACGAAGAGAAacgaataaagaaaagaaCCGTTCAACGAGAATtacgttcgtttcgtttccaCGCCACGTTATTAATGATTGCTCGTGGCAAAGAGCACGGGATTCAAAGGGAGTTTGGAGAGGAAAGAGGCTACGCGAAACGAACTTCTTGCTAGGAGCTTAGTCTTTTCGTACTAGTTGCGCGATTAAGAGGAAAACGAAGGGAAAGGAACTAATGAAAGTAAAAATGAGTGATTCCAATTTTAGGGTTTATGTAttacgtatgtatattatatatacatgcaGACACTCGAGGTGATTTAACcgagtataaatatttaaatacgagCGTAAAGTTTAAGTGTAaactataaaaagaaaaaagaaactcaATCTGATTGCCTTGTTTTTTATGCGAAACATTTGAAAGTATCGAAGAAAACGacttaaattgaaaaaaaaagcaaaaaatattataaaatgcaTGCGTACATGATAgatttatacgtatatgtatctacatgtgcatatatgtataaatgagATATAGATACATACACACGAGGGACGATAATaggaaaacgaaaaaaaaaaaaaaacgcaaaATATTCGATGTAGCAGGGATGGGAGGGTGGGAATTTTTGGGAAGGGTGCGGGTGGGGCGGGGTGGGTGGTCTTAAGTGCAAAACAGATTAACGAAAGTCACGAtataattcttatttattaactAACTTAATCAACAATATTTCCATAATAACAGCCGATAGGATGAATCGTTGAAAACGTCAGAACGGTGTTGTaagataaacatttttcttaaCTCAAAGTTATAAAACAACTTTATAAAAGTTCCAGTCTCTTATAAATACAACCTGCCAATTTCACAAGGGTATTAGAAAAGAAAGACTCGCACGCGAATTTCGCGCGTGCACACTGTGTACGTTCGTAACGCACATGTTCTAGGCGGTAACTATACCTAACAAAGTACACGTAACAATTATTCGGTTCATCAAAAGACAAAGTCTCTCCTAAAGGGTTTTCTCCGGATTTTTTACATGCGTACTATCTGTGTTCTTATCGGCGAGAAGAGTGGCAAAATTGCATTAGATCATCGTCAATCGGATAAACGTTCGATCGAGCGACGTGaaagggagaagaaaaaagaaaaaaagaagaaaatacggATAAAGAATTACACGTACGAATAAttgtacatacgtatgtagCGATCGCATTGCCAGTTACAGGAGAAGGCGCGAGACTCTTTCGAAGGATAATTAGTCGAAGGAGATGGACTCGATAGGACGATAGATACGCAATGACAAGTTGAAGAGGCGtgtaaattacaaataataacGAACAATACAAAATGACAATAATTAATCGATGGTCTCGAAGAAGATCACGAACAATGGAACAACGGTTTTTCCTTTTCGTTGTTAGACAAACTAGTAAACGTTCGTCTATAATCTTAGTTTCCTTAGATTTTTCATAAAACTCGTGTCGAACGATACACGGTACTGATATCGTTATAGAAAACGGCGCGTCGTGTGTAAAGAAAGATTGAACGACACGCGCCGCGCGATGTCCAAACGATATAGAAAaaggttaaaaattaattaacgagcATACGGTAACTTTTAACACGAAAGATGTACGTATATTGAATTATTCGTGGGACAGTTGGTTGACCCACGCAGCCTTACTGGGCcttattaaaatatgtatcttTGCATCATTACTAAAAGTCTATGTACTAATTTAACGATAAagcataaatatttaaacgaaCAAAACGATTACAAGATTGAGAGCGAGAGCGAGagcgagagcgagagagagagagagtgtgtgtgtgtgtgtgtgtgtgtgagagagagagagagcaagTGACGAAGAAGAACGCGACGATACGAGGATGGAAGAAGTATAATAGCGATGGGAAATaggagagagaaaaggaaaatgtaGCAATTGAGAGGGAATAGATAGATATACACGCATACGCAAATCCACGTGAAAGTCATATAATTATTCGTGTTGATTAGTTTGATTGGACTATACTAGCAATAAcgaggagagaagagaaagaaagacaatGTAAAATGTCATTTGATAGGAAAAGGTAAAGGATTaggaagaaacgaagataGTAGTACGTACAAAGCTTTCGAATGGcaagtaaataattaattaatttaaacgaATCGATGTAAAAGATTGCCTGTTTATCCGTAACGATTTCAGTCGCGTTTGTTTCTTTCGGGAATCAAACCGATGATTCGGTAATAACGAGAAAGGATATTTTTGAGGAAAAAGTGTAGACGAAATACAAATACTACAATGAGGGTAGTTTATTTAAGAGTTATTAATagtttgttatttattttttattaaagaatGAGAGCGAGAGCGAGAGCGAGTacgagagagaagaagaagaaaatacgtGTGCGTGTATCGGTGAAAGCGAATGAGGGAACGAAAGAAGAACAAAGTATTTCGCCATTTCGTCGTTTGCCTAACTACAAAagcgagaaaaagaaaataaaaaaaaactgatTGCGTCCAAAGTAAGATTTAAAGCAACTTTAGACAAACACATTTCCAGTATCGATAACGAATATTTCGTTAACTGCCCCTGTTTTCTCTTCAACTACGATTATTATTACCATTACCATTATTTCCTTAactcttcctttttctcctttttctcctttccaATTACTTCAGTCTCTACTGTTATCGTTATCGCCAACTCTGTCATCAATGCCACTGTCACCGCTGTTTGCTGCTGCTACTGCTTTCGCAACTATCGCCACCGCTATTGTTATTATAGTAATAACTATTACTAGTACCAGCGTTATTGCTAATGTCAATTCCTTTATCATTATCAGTACTATTACCAGTCCATTGGTCACTTTTGTTCATTATCGCTATCGTTGCTACCACTATCGCTACCACCATCGCCGCCATCGTTCTCCTACTATTATCACTAGCATTACTAAACACCATCATCTCAACTACACTACAATTATTCTAATTCTGCTGTCAATagtattatgaaataatactTGTACCATTATAATCAGTACCATCGTCGATTCTATCATCATTACCCCTGACAAAAAAGATTGTTATTATTAGTCCTATCAATGCTACTAGTAAATCCATTATTAGTAGTATCGCTGGCCTTaatgctgttgctgttgctgttgctgctggtgctgctgctgttgctgctgctgctgctgctgctgctgctgctgttaCCACCGTTGCTGCTGCTACTGCTACTGCCGCTACTACTGCCACTGCTACTACTATCACTACCGCTATTACTACCGCTACTACTACCGCTACTGCTACTGCTACCACTATCGCCATTCCCATTACATTGGAACGCTGACATTTGATACGTCTATTATCACCTTTATTACCATTTgatctttctttcatttttcgaaaagaatattttcttcgGTGGAAATGTTAGGAGCACGTAAGGGTCTCCGCAAAGCCTTTAACAAGCTCAAGGACTGCGTTTATTAACTACTTTATTATAAAGAAGAGTAACAATAATAATGCCGATGATAATAACAAGAATGATAACGATAGTACTACCggtattaatattaatatcaatattaacaataataacaatacTAATGATAATAAGTACAATAATAAGGATAAGAAAAGTCAGAATAAGAATATTATTGATGATCagatgatgataataataataacagcAAGAATGATGATGGTTCGTGCTGTtaaaattagtattattatgataattatttctattactaTTACTCCTACTCCTACTCCTACTACTaatactattactattactattactactactattactattactattactattactaatactattactattactattaccATTACTATACTATTACCATTACTGTTACTCctattactattactattactactactactactactactaccaccaccattactactactaccactactactactactactactgcttctactactactactattactactattaccactactactactactgcttctactactactactactactactactactactattacgtacgtacgtactactactactactactactactactactattacgtACCACTACACTAAAACTATTACTGTTACTACTGCTACTGCTATTGCTACTACTGATGCTGTTGTTATTACTATTACCACTAGTGTCACTACTAATACTAGTACCATTACTCCTACTATTACTCTATTACcactactattattattattactattgcTATTATTACTACTACTGCTGTTGCTGTTACTGTTATCATTACTAAAATTGCTGTTgccgctgctgctgctgctatTACCACTGCTGTTACTATTAGTACTATTAGTACTACGATTAACGATAATTATAACGATATCGATGGTAATAGCCGTTACGATAATAATGAGTATAGTTgtataacgataataataacgTTGATTATATTAACGATAACgatgatgacgatgatgatATAGTGGTAACAATAATTACGATACGAAAGTAATAATAGCTCGTAAGAGACGACGATGAAAATGTGTTCGGTTGTAAAACTTTTACCGAAAGCAATTAAGTCTATCCTTTCTAGATTAAGGTTTTTCcaagggaaaaaagaaaagagtaTAGGGAAGAATAAGCAACCACGCAGATCCAAACTATTCGCTATCGATTTAAGAAAGAATAACGAAGAAGCAAGAAGTCGATACTTTTTACTCGATCTGTCATCTCAATCAGTGTCCTTGTATCTTCGGTAATGATCTAAAACAATGATACCTCTTATCGTTCCTATTTATATAGATCGCTTATATAGATAATACATTAATTCACGAGAAAGGAAACTTGTAAACATACTGTATAATCATCCTTTACCTCGCTGAAAGCGAGTTTTTTTATCTTGTCAAAGTAATGCTTGCACGTATACACACAAAGTCGTCAAAGTTGGTTAATTTAAGTAAAAGATTCTAGCGATTACGGAAAGGAGAAGAGAACGGAAGAATGCGAGCCAGGGAAGAACGAGTGTGCGTTGTGAGTTTCTGTGAACTGTGAAGATGGAAAGAAATTGAGAAAATGAGGTTCCAGTAACCATAATGACAAATAACGATGAATAAACGAAGACGAATAGAGCGAATAGAATGATAGGACGAGCGAATGGAAACAAACATTTCGTACGAATCGTGGCATATGGTTGATTTCTCAGCAACGTAGAGATATTACGTCCATACATAAGATAGGAATGTGATGGTTGGCGATAGTCGCCGTAGGAACGATAGAGATTCGAGCCTGATGAAAATGACGCGAAGATCGACTGCGAGCCAGAAGAACGGCGAACGTCGCTTGTAACGTCGAAAAGTAATTTGCTAATCGCGTGCTAGTTACGGCGCCAGGGAGAAGAGTAGAATTCTTCAACGAGATTGCCTTTTCATAGCGAAACTAGAAATCCGTCGAATGCGAAACGCTGCGCTATACGCGATGCGTTGACGATTTATCGTCGATTAATTTCTCCACTTACCAAAGTCACGTACAAAGCGAATCTACGCTTCAACGATCGCCTTTTGTTTATCGTACTCGCGGCTACAACCTTCCTCGattcttttctctcgcaaGCCGATCCCTTCGGAATCTAACGATACCCGTTAGGTGCCAGCCTCGTTCGCTTGCACTCGCAACCCCGCCGTGTACTTAACGAGCGAATACTACCTTCTATGCATGTAGATAATTCCAAGCAAAAAGAGAACGTGAACGGTACGTTGGCAAATGCGAAGAAAGGCATCCGCCAGCCAGTGGCTGGCGACTCGTCTTCTTATTGTTAGTCGAGCAacaaaataatagaaaaatcgACCAATTATCGATCGGctatccttttctttttctttttcttcattcTCCTTTCTACGTGCTTAGCGCTTGCAGCTGTTCACTCGGTAAGAGACTAGTCTGATCGATCGCGATATGGCTGTGTATCGTGTCGCGATATCCGCGTACAACCGATCGATCCACGTATCTACCATGTTTTCCTTCTCGTCTTCCGCAACAACGGAAAGATGGAACTCGCGATCGAACCTGCCGATCGATCCTCTATGTATTGTGCGATGCAGATTCAAAGTGCCTTATGACAATTTGTTCGTACCGTAAGAGCAACGCGTATACCGGCTTACCACGAATAACGAAATGCTTGCGAAACAACTGGTAAGGTgtaaaggaagaagaagggaAGGAAATGTTAGGAAGAAAAACGTTGCCCTATCGACGATCGAGCAGGAGCGTCGTTCGATCCGTGAAGCGTACTTATTCGCGCTGTTATCGTACGCGACGTGTCGAACAGAATAGCGAAAACGAGTtcgaagaaaaggaaacaGTAGATAGGGTAGAGAGATGGCAGGGTATGAAAGCGGAAGAAAGAGAATGAGAAGCAGCGGCAGCAGCGATAGTTGTGAGAAAGTAGGTAAAAAGCTAACTAATCGCGACAACGACGTAGACGACGACGGTGAAGACGAATGTTTGCGAATGTAAGAAAAAGACACGAGTGCGGCTCGAGTTGGCAAAATTCgcgttaaaaattatttaccgCGTCCTTTTCGCGATTGGCGGCGATCTCGTTGCATCGTTTTCAACTTCGACGATGTATACGATACACTGTACGTACGATACACTGGCGCTCGTAAGTGTGTGCactttcttttcgttttaaaTCTGACGTATATCTGATAAAAAGCTGATAAAAAGCACGTAGGACAGGTTAAAAGTTAACTTTAAAATTCGAGAACGCTACGCAACTACGCTGCTTTGTTCGCGTTCTCGGAAAACTGACCGAACGCGTCCTTATCGAGATTGTCGTTCTCTTTTTTCTACGCAGAAATCGAATCCGACGATTGACACGTTATCAAAGAACACTGTCGATCACCAACAATTTTCCGATTACTCTTATAGCATTCGTTCATTTTAGAGTCGTTCGTTATTCGTACCAGTTTCCCGCgctataattataacatacCTCACCGTACTCCATTTGACAAAATACTATGAAACTATTAAAAGAGAAATCTAACACTTACCACTTGTAACTCGTCCGATATTTGCCAATACTATTCGTTAGTAAGTTATTACGCAAAAATATTCCGATCGTCAAGATTTGTACACGTATATTTCATGCCATTGATTAATCGTATTTCGATCTCGCAGCCCTTTCTTTCGAGACTTTCAACGCCCGTAAACCGGCGTCCAAAAAATCTATCTTGTCTTTCCCTCCTCCTTTTTCATTTCATCCGACGTCCATACACATTCTCGCGCACGTTCAATCGGCATCGATTCCATCTACGCGAAATCTATTTCATTCTGTCTTAGAGCGACTATCGCGATAAATTATCGTCGTGCCTCGTTCAGATTAGTCAAGTTACTCGAAATCAAGTCTTTTGAGTGCAAGTAACCCGACTTCCACTGGAAAATAAGCATTGTACAAGATGTGGTAATTGGTGCAAATTATCCACGTTTCTTTTCTAGTCGACTCTTCTTCGTCGCTAGCTTCCTCGTCTATCCTCTCGATTATCCCCGAAATTTCGCTCTTGCTTCATACCTCGTTCTGATTAATCGAGTTATTTCAATACAAACGACTTGAATTCAAGCAACTTGAAACCATCTTACCGGCTTGAACTTGTTATCTGCTCTATTCTTCTTCTCACTAGTTAATCGCTTGACACCAAGTGCTCGTCTACGCGccttctcctctctctctctatctatctcctctgtctgtctgtctgtctgtctctctctctctctctctctctcgagactctctctctctttctctctctgttttCTCCGTTGCGTTTCATAACTGCGAAACCACCCtacgattttcaatttttctacaGGCGAAAGATACAGAATCAAATGGCTAGCAATGTTATTTACAAGCACAACACAAATAataacttttctatttttcacctcatattaaatgataataaaacgtttcttttttcacgcttGACCGAGCCTCCATGTAAAAAGTGAAAATTCTTGGGtagttttataattattaaacgcATTG
Coding sequences within it:
- the LOC126873375 gene encoding inhibin beta chain — its product is MHQVSYRSGLNSNAGRNERFWKKIECRDRRCRAHHGQHAAAGKAAPTATTYDPSIASSRSCRDQRSHLPPSRILFRYRGSLPPSNVFLIGLALWCLTFSPVQPRQNHHQTCPGCPHQQHQQHHQQHREHQQEQDQQQHIHETHYRGGGSERKDTVTPTPDDLRLEAIKHQILTKLGLRARPDVNRTLATVPRHLALETLYRAEAQSSRYPSSDRSRNDRENVYSAEFLYGADEYSYRNLDQRVDSSAKDNNARIASSYRGYGEHEGQEPEEEMDDFYARTSEIITFAEPGRTLNGQPLLEFPMSSGEPALEPLRIKRATLWTRVEFRHAHHYQHHRQSQTNQRNITLWVFRVRCGNTTHLRGKELGQYLEMVTSLGVNVGQLGWLKFDVTKVVNSWYTTSRDTARDKLTLLVDCTGCGSHVYVSTFDGHSPHVIESSLNAKGTQDPDRPFLVVRTDPAAVKRVRRRAIECSGAIKGQCCKQRFYVNFSQLGWDDWIIAPQGYYANYCRGDCAAGHRTPDTFLNYYTHVIEEYRKMDRLAGMQPCCAPLKFSPMSLIYYGPDSNIIKRDLPKMVVDECGCP